From a single Streptomyces sp. NBC_00377 genomic region:
- a CDS encoding glycerophosphodiester phosphodiesterase, with translation MQNVTAVAHRGDPYRFRENTLDSLRSALALGADAVEVDVRLTRDGVPVLLHDETLKRLWEQDRPLRALSAAEVRGLTAGAVPTLAEALAATGGSRLMLDLPGTREVRTARRIVDVVREAGAADRVYYCADAAAMLAVRAADPSAEIALTRTSLAPPRPALLDAVKPRWLNYRFSLVDHDLAARVHHGGHLLSVWTPDTRRSMRRLVGLGVDSITTNRVEVLTALRRQT, from the coding sequence ATGCAGAACGTGACTGCCGTGGCCCATCGCGGCGACCCCTACCGCTTCCGTGAGAACACCCTCGACTCGCTGCGTTCCGCGCTCGCCCTGGGCGCGGACGCCGTCGAGGTCGACGTGCGGCTCACCCGCGACGGCGTGCCCGTCCTGCTGCACGACGAGACGTTGAAGCGGCTGTGGGAGCAGGATCGGCCCCTGCGGGCGCTGTCCGCCGCCGAGGTGCGCGGGCTGACGGCCGGGGCGGTGCCGACCCTCGCGGAGGCGCTCGCGGCGACCGGGGGCAGCCGGCTGATGCTCGATCTGCCGGGGACGCGAGAGGTGCGCACGGCACGCCGGATCGTGGACGTCGTCCGCGAGGCCGGGGCGGCGGACCGGGTCTACTACTGCGCCGACGCGGCCGCGATGCTCGCCGTGCGGGCCGCCGATCCGTCCGCCGAGATCGCCCTGACCCGCACCAGCCTGGCTCCCCCGCGGCCCGCGCTGCTCGACGCGGTGAAGCCCCGTTGGCTCAACTACCGCTTCTCCCTGGTCGACCATGACCTGGCCGCCCGGGTCCACCACGGCGGCCACCTGCTCTCCGTGTGGACCCCCGACACCCGCCGCTCCATGCGCCGGCTCGTCGGGCTGGGCGTCGATTCCATCACCACCAACCGCGTCGAGGTGCTCACGGCCCTGCGGCGACAGACCTGA
- a CDS encoding sortase-dependent protein, translating to MPRTGLAALMVAGTALLAGAAPALADGGTPSPATTADRSATPAPAEAGSDASTVPAPTRDRTDPSAVPSQVGVVPRGAADTGVAEPSEGHGALIGGSAAAVFAVAGTGFYVVRRRRTTAA from the coding sequence ATGCCGCGAACGGGCCTCGCCGCCCTGATGGTTGCGGGTACCGCCCTGCTGGCGGGCGCTGCGCCCGCGCTGGCCGACGGCGGGACGCCGTCCCCCGCCACCACGGCGGACCGCAGTGCGACACCGGCCCCCGCCGAGGCGGGCAGTGACGCCAGCACGGTTCCCGCGCCGACCAGGGACCGGACCGACCCGTCCGCCGTGCCGAGCCAGGTCGGCGTCGTGCCGCGCGGTGCCGCCGACACCGGCGTCGCGGAGCCCTCCGAGGGTCACGGCGCACTGATCGGCGGCAGCGCGGCCGCGGTGTTCGCGGTGGCCGGCACCGGCTTCTACGTCGTACGCCGCCGGAGGACGACCGCCGCATGA
- a CDS encoding DUF4190 domain-containing protein: protein MSDDAPTPAGDAARDPWPAPASEEADGPQDAAPKVPLHKAATGDGAGVSGPGGPAGSAVESNPWAATGDGAGVSGPGGPAGSPVEPNPWAAPEDRPQSGPGQTVGFSGPPASAPGSPDQAPPAVHDQWTVTALPGATPPPADAGPRPWATPVGTPPANGPFASFPPPHPGTAAAGGPPANPFAPPAPGAAVPPPPLAPHGPGPAPYGYPGGPVGYPGPGGPGYGYPSPPPPYGGAPGPYGWYGGPVESNGMGVAALVLGIASAVLFCMWPLAIIAGILGVVFGSVGRGKARRGEASNAGQALAGIICGAVGIVLGIGLGVLLIVQP from the coding sequence ATGTCCGACGACGCGCCGACCCCGGCCGGTGACGCCGCCCGAGACCCGTGGCCCGCGCCGGCTTCCGAGGAGGCGGACGGCCCGCAGGACGCGGCGCCCAAGGTGCCGTTGCACAAGGCCGCGACGGGCGACGGCGCCGGTGTTTCCGGACCGGGTGGCCCTGCCGGTTCCGCGGTCGAGTCGAATCCCTGGGCCGCGACGGGCGACGGCGCCGGTGTTTCCGGACCGGGTGGCCCTGCCGGTTCCCCGGTCGAGCCGAATCCCTGGGCCGCCCCGGAGGACCGTCCGCAGAGCGGGCCCGGTCAGACCGTCGGTTTCAGCGGACCGCCGGCATCCGCCCCCGGCTCCCCGGACCAGGCGCCTCCGGCTGTCCATGACCAGTGGACGGTCACCGCGCTGCCCGGGGCGACCCCGCCGCCGGCCGACGCCGGTCCGCGGCCCTGGGCCACTCCCGTCGGGACCCCGCCGGCGAACGGCCCGTTCGCCTCCTTCCCGCCGCCCCACCCCGGTACGGCGGCGGCCGGGGGGCCGCCCGCCAACCCCTTCGCTCCTCCCGCCCCCGGCGCGGCGGTGCCTCCGCCGCCCCTCGCGCCCCACGGGCCGGGACCCGCCCCGTACGGATACCCGGGCGGCCCGGTCGGCTATCCCGGTCCGGGTGGACCCGGATACGGCTACCCGTCCCCGCCGCCCCCCTACGGCGGCGCCCCGGGCCCCTACGGCTGGTACGGCGGGCCGGTGGAGAGCAACGGCATGGGGGTCGCCGCCCTCGTGCTCGGGATCGCCTCGGCCGTCCTCTTCTGCATGTGGCCGCTGGCCATCATCGCCGGAATCCTCGGCGTCGTGTTCGGCTCGGTCGGCCGGGGGAAGGCCCGCCGGGGTGAAGCGTCGAACGCCGGACAGGCCCTGGCCGGGATCATCTGCGGAGCCGTGGGCATCGTCCTCGGGATCGGACTGGGCGTGCTGCTGATCGTCCAGCCCTGA
- a CDS encoding ABC transporter substrate-binding protein yields the protein MEQYEPDRLSPARVAAMRRSLRNGRAAMTRRSLLRASTGGALTLGGLGALSACGIPAAGKSQGGVSADDHSAKEKVVNFSNWPEYIDVDDSGKHHPTLDAFRKQTGISVKYTEDINDNDEFFGKIQPQLAAGQDTGRDLIVLTDWLAARMIRLGYVQKLDASNLPHAFANLSDQFRSPDWDPGRAYSYPWQGISTVVAFNKKALDGVEVKSVSDLLDNPALKGRVGLLTEMRDTVGMTMLDMGKDPAKFTDDDYDAVIARLQKAVDKGQIRRFTGNDYTSDLSKGDLAACVAWAGDIVQLQADNPDVAYVIPDSGYMTSTDNMLIPNKARHKTNAERLIDYYYEPEPAAELAAYINYVSPVADVKPYLAKIDKSAAENPLILPDKAMQAKSHAFRSLSSKEETAYQQKFAKLTGA from the coding sequence ATGGAGCAGTACGAGCCCGACCGCCTGAGCCCGGCCCGAGTGGCCGCCATGCGGCGCAGCCTCCGCAACGGCAGGGCGGCCATGACCCGCCGGTCGCTGCTGCGCGCCTCCACCGGAGGCGCCCTGACACTGGGCGGCCTCGGCGCGCTCAGCGCCTGCGGAATCCCCGCGGCCGGCAAATCCCAGGGTGGCGTCTCCGCCGACGACCACTCGGCGAAGGAGAAGGTCGTCAACTTCTCCAACTGGCCGGAGTACATCGACGTGGACGACAGCGGGAAGCACCATCCGACGCTGGACGCGTTCCGCAAGCAGACCGGCATCTCGGTCAAGTACACCGAGGACATCAACGACAACGACGAGTTCTTCGGCAAGATCCAGCCGCAGCTCGCCGCCGGACAGGACACCGGCCGCGACCTCATCGTCCTCACCGACTGGCTGGCCGCCCGCATGATCCGGCTCGGGTACGTCCAGAAGCTGGACGCGTCCAACCTGCCGCACGCCTTCGCCAACCTGTCGGACCAGTTCCGCAGCCCCGACTGGGACCCGGGCCGCGCCTACTCCTACCCCTGGCAGGGCATCTCGACGGTCGTGGCCTTCAACAAGAAGGCGCTCGACGGCGTCGAGGTGAAGTCGGTCTCCGACCTGCTCGACAACCCGGCGCTCAAGGGCCGGGTCGGCCTGTTGACCGAGATGCGCGACACCGTCGGCATGACCATGCTCGACATGGGCAAGGACCCGGCGAAGTTCACCGACGACGACTACGACGCGGTCATCGCCCGCCTTCAGAAGGCGGTCGACAAGGGCCAGATCCGCCGCTTCACCGGCAACGACTACACCTCCGACCTCAGCAAGGGCGATCTGGCGGCCTGTGTCGCCTGGGCCGGGGACATCGTGCAGCTCCAGGCCGACAATCCGGACGTCGCCTATGTCATCCCGGACAGCGGCTACATGACCTCGACCGACAACATGCTGATCCCCAACAAGGCGCGCCACAAGACGAACGCCGAGCGGCTGATCGACTACTACTACGAGCCCGAGCCGGCCGCCGAGCTCGCCGCGTACATCAACTACGTGAGTCCGGTCGCGGACGTGAAGCCGTACCTCGCCAAGATCGACAAGTCGGCGGCGGAGAATCCGCTGATCCTTCCCGACAAGGCCATGCAGGCCAAGTCCCATGCCTTCCGCTCCCTGAGCTCGAAGGAAGAGACCGCCTACCAGCAGAAG
- a CDS encoding class F sortase gives MSPLSRRALILSALAAPLLTGCGGDPAEPGDTGGAGSAARTTDTSPAPAARAARPLARSVPVTLRIPAIGVDTPVMRLGLAGDGTVQVPPVEEHDRAGWYENSPTPGQTGPSVILAHVTVGRYGDGVFRHLDRLRRGDRIGARLENGTTARFAVTEVTTVDKAEFPTERVYGNVNRPELRLITCGGPRTGDGYRDNVIVFAALTPAGER, from the coding sequence ATGAGCCCGCTCTCCAGGCGCGCACTGATCCTCTCGGCCCTCGCGGCGCCGCTGCTCACGGGCTGCGGCGGTGACCCGGCCGAGCCGGGGGACACGGGCGGCGCCGGCTCCGCCGCACGCACCACGGACACCTCGCCGGCCCCCGCCGCCCGGGCGGCGCGTCCCCTCGCGCGCTCGGTGCCGGTCACGCTGCGGATCCCGGCCATCGGGGTCGACACCCCGGTGATGCGGCTGGGGCTGGCCGGCGACGGCACCGTGCAGGTGCCGCCGGTCGAGGAGCACGACCGGGCGGGGTGGTACGAGAACTCGCCGACACCGGGACAGACCGGACCGTCGGTGATCCTCGCCCATGTCACGGTCGGCCGGTACGGCGACGGCGTCTTCCGGCACCTCGACCGGCTGCGCCGGGGCGACCGGATCGGGGCGCGTCTGGAGAACGGCACCACGGCCCGGTTCGCCGTCACCGAGGTGACGACCGTCGACAAGGCGGAGTTCCCGACCGAGCGGGTGTACGGGAACGTGAACCGGCCCGAACTGCGTCTCATCACCTGCGGCGGCCCCCGTACCGGGGACGGATACCGCGACAACGTGATCGTCTTCGCCGCCCTGACTCCCGCGGGAGAACGTTGA
- a CDS encoding NADAR family protein, which translates to MERIDCREALVRQARAGARIKYLHFWGHRPRPDGRLGSSCLSQWWPSPFVVDGAAYATAEHWMMAAKARLFEDAEAEKRALAAKSPAQAKKEGRLVRGFDETTWQRERFAIVVEGSVHKFAADPGLRAFLLGTGRRVLVEASPVDRVWGIGMAADDEAAMNPDRWRGLNLLGFALMEARERLRTQP; encoded by the coding sequence ATGGAGAGGATCGACTGCCGGGAGGCCCTGGTCAGGCAGGCCCGGGCGGGGGCGAGGATCAAGTATCTGCACTTCTGGGGACACCGGCCGCGGCCCGACGGCCGCCTCGGCTCCAGCTGTCTGAGTCAGTGGTGGCCGTCACCGTTCGTGGTCGACGGGGCCGCCTATGCGACGGCCGAGCACTGGATGATGGCCGCGAAGGCACGCCTCTTCGAGGACGCCGAGGCGGAGAAGCGGGCCCTGGCCGCGAAATCGCCCGCGCAGGCCAAGAAGGAGGGGCGGCTGGTGCGCGGCTTCGACGAGACGACCTGGCAGCGGGAGCGGTTCGCGATCGTGGTCGAGGGCAGCGTCCACAAGTTCGCCGCGGACCCCGGCCTGCGGGCGTTCCTGCTCGGCACGGGCCGGAGGGTGCTGGTCGAGGCGAGCCCGGTGGACCGCGTCTGGGGCATCGGTATGGCGGCGGACGACGAGGCGGCGATGAACCCGGACCGCTGGCGGGGGCTGAACCTGCTGGGGTTCGCGCTGATGGAAGCGCGGGAGAGGCTGCGGACACAGCCCTGA
- a CDS encoding gamma-aminobutyraldehyde dehydrogenase, translating to MQDRFPAQERFADGAQYIGGRLTHGTSGRTHAVVDPATGEEVFTYELAGADDVDAAVAAARAAFPGWAGTTPGERSDALHRFAAVLADRAEEFARAESLQCGKPLKLTREFDVPGTIDNTAFFAGAARHLAGQSAGEYSGDHTSYVRREPIGVVGSIAPWNYPLQMAAWKILPAIAAGNTIVLKPAELTPLTSLLFAEAATQAGIPDGVINIVAGTGKEAGERLVGHPDVAMTSFTGSTAVGKRVAEIAVATVKRLHLELGGKAPFVVFDDADLEAAANGAVAGALINTGQDCTAATRAYVQWPLYEAFVERTAALMETVRLGDPFAPGTDLGPLVSHLQRDRVAAFVDRARAYARVVTGGEAPQGDLKGGAYYRPTLIADAAQDSEVVQAEIFGPVLVVLPFDSDDEGIALANDTPYGLAASAWSRDVFRANRATREIKAGCVWINDHIPIISEMPHGGYKASGFGKDMSAYSFEEYTQVKHVMFDNTAVARKPWHRTIFGDC from the coding sequence ATGCAGGACCGGTTCCCCGCACAGGAACGTTTCGCGGACGGCGCTCAGTACATCGGAGGCCGTCTCACCCACGGCACGTCCGGCCGGACCCACGCCGTGGTCGACCCGGCCACCGGCGAGGAGGTGTTCACCTACGAACTGGCAGGCGCCGACGACGTCGACGCCGCCGTCGCCGCCGCCCGCGCCGCTTTCCCCGGCTGGGCCGGCACCACGCCGGGCGAGCGCTCGGACGCCCTGCACCGGTTCGCCGCCGTCCTGGCCGACCGCGCCGAGGAGTTCGCCCGCGCCGAGTCCCTCCAGTGCGGCAAGCCGCTGAAGCTGACCCGCGAGTTCGACGTGCCCGGCACCATCGACAACACCGCGTTCTTCGCCGGCGCCGCCCGCCACCTGGCGGGACAGTCCGCCGGTGAGTACTCCGGCGACCACACCTCCTACGTCCGCCGTGAACCGATCGGCGTCGTCGGCTCCATCGCGCCCTGGAACTACCCCCTTCAGATGGCCGCCTGGAAGATCCTGCCGGCGATCGCGGCGGGCAACACCATCGTGCTCAAGCCCGCCGAGCTCACCCCGCTCACCTCGCTCCTCTTCGCCGAGGCGGCGACGCAGGCCGGGATCCCCGACGGCGTGATCAACATCGTCGCCGGGACCGGGAAGGAGGCCGGTGAGCGCCTCGTCGGACATCCCGACGTCGCCATGACCTCCTTCACCGGCTCCACGGCCGTCGGCAAACGCGTCGCCGAGATCGCGGTCGCGACCGTCAAGCGCCTGCATCTGGAACTGGGCGGCAAGGCGCCCTTCGTCGTCTTCGACGACGCCGACCTGGAGGCCGCGGCCAACGGCGCGGTCGCCGGGGCGCTCATCAACACCGGGCAGGACTGCACGGCCGCCACGCGCGCGTACGTGCAGTGGCCGCTCTACGAGGCGTTCGTCGAGCGGACGGCCGCCCTGATGGAGACCGTCCGGCTCGGTGATCCCTTCGCCCCCGGGACCGACCTCGGGCCGCTGGTCTCGCACCTCCAGCGCGACCGGGTCGCCGCCTTCGTCGACCGGGCGCGTGCCTACGCGCGCGTGGTGACCGGGGGTGAGGCGCCACAGGGAGATCTCAAGGGCGGCGCGTACTATCGCCCCACCCTGATCGCGGACGCCGCCCAGGACAGCGAGGTCGTCCAGGCCGAGATCTTCGGCCCGGTCCTGGTGGTCCTGCCCTTCGACAGCGACGACGAGGGCATCGCCCTCGCCAACGACACCCCGTACGGGCTGGCCGCCTCCGCGTGGAGCCGGGACGTGTTCCGGGCGAACCGGGCGACGCGTGAGATCAAGGCGGGGTGCGTGTGGATCAACGACCACATCCCGATCATCAGCGAGATGCCTCACGGAGGGTACAAGGCGTCCGGCTTCGGCAAGGACATGTCAGCGTACTCGTTCGAGGAGTACACACAGGTAAAGCACGTTATGTTCGATAACACGGCGGTGGCCCGCAAGCCCTGGCACCGCACCATCTTCGGGGACTGTTAG
- a CDS encoding RNA polymerase sigma factor: MKRPAGSRERAASELFAALYPRLAGWCRRLVDDDGTAHEIASEAFTRLWARWTAVTEPQGFLYVTAANLVRDHWRKLERERRALRRATVEAAVAPPAEPADPSVRLLVQSLPDRLRVPILLHYYADMPIREVAVLTGRKEGTVKADLHAARELLRAHLRRSLDHTH, from the coding sequence TTGAAACGGCCCGCCGGCTCCCGTGAGAGGGCGGCGTCCGAGCTGTTCGCCGCCCTCTACCCGCGCCTCGCCGGCTGGTGCCGCCGTCTCGTCGACGACGACGGGACGGCGCACGAGATCGCCTCGGAGGCGTTCACCCGGCTCTGGGCGCGCTGGACGGCCGTGACCGAACCCCAGGGCTTCCTCTACGTCACCGCCGCCAACCTCGTCCGCGACCACTGGCGCAAGCTCGAACGCGAGCGCCGGGCCCTGCGCCGGGCCACCGTCGAGGCCGCCGTCGCCCCGCCCGCCGAGCCCGCCGACCCCTCGGTGCGGCTGCTCGTGCAGTCCCTGCCCGACCGGCTGCGCGTCCCGATCCTGCTGCACTACTACGCTGACATGCCGATCCGGGAGGTGGCCGTGCTGACCGGGCGCAAGGAGGGAACCGTCAAGGCCGACCTGCACGCGGCCCGCGAACTGCTCCGCGCCCACCTGAGGAGAAGCCTTGATCACACCCACTGA
- a CDS encoding Lrp/AsnC family transcriptional regulator — MHSEAVASRSAEHRDSRESRNGSTPHLDAVSLAIIQQLQEDGRRPYAAIGKAVGLSEAAVRQRVQKLLDQGVMQIVAVTDPLTVGFRRQAMVGINVEGDVESIAEALTDMAEVEYVVMTAGSFDVLAEIVCEDDDHLLDVINKRIRALPGVRSTESFVYLKLKKQTYMWGTR, encoded by the coding sequence GTGCACAGTGAGGCCGTGGCCAGTCGAAGCGCAGAGCACAGGGACTCCCGCGAGTCCAGGAACGGCAGCACCCCTCACCTGGATGCCGTCAGCCTCGCCATCATCCAGCAGCTCCAGGAGGACGGCCGCCGGCCGTACGCCGCGATCGGCAAGGCCGTCGGCCTCTCCGAGGCGGCCGTGCGCCAGCGCGTCCAGAAGCTGCTCGACCAGGGCGTGATGCAGATCGTCGCCGTCACGGACCCGCTGACCGTGGGCTTCCGCCGCCAGGCGATGGTCGGGATCAACGTGGAGGGCGATGTCGAGTCCATCGCGGAAGCGCTGACCGACATGGCGGAAGTCGAGTACGTGGTGATGACGGCGGGCTCGTTCGACGTCCTCGCCGAGATCGTCTGCGAGGACGACGACCACCTGCTGGACGTCATCAACAAGCGCATCCGTGCTCTGCCGGGCGTTCGCTCGACCGAGAGCTTCGTCTACCTGAAGCTGAAGAAGCAGACCTACATGTGGGGAACCCGATAA
- a CDS encoding RNA polymerase sigma factor, translating into MRTYADAEAGRRWRATIADAQAGDRRALEALVAGWLPLVYNVVGRALNGHADVDDVVQETMLRAVDHLGSLREPDSFRSWLVAIAMRQIRDRERRRTTQRLDESASPGEAADFAELTVIRLQLEGQRREVAEAARWLDDEDRQLLSLWWLEVAGELTRRELAAAVGISRQHAAVRVQRVKERLEVSRGIVRALDGACPDLRELTTRWNGRPDSVWRKRLARHVRGCPYCGDARESVVPAERLLVGIALVPVPAGFAISLSLGGKTAAAATATASAGWSAKVLTALTKPAVAVTAGATLAAGGAYVVVQTPDDPPARAAVAPTAANSPTTKPSGPEPSPSPSRPSSPSPSASVVEKRSEKKTAPYGSVVDAVDSAPDPGKPPAHLPQRPAPGVTSSGGAHATLNHRGDRVTLSGRGYVLVRWQISPQYRSGGLVMPSWTGLKGKLFHVASGGGRRMDDPVSATDSTVTGMGSTATGYTVLPSGAQQMWQNEYFYLAGSVTLTVNERGADYGLNVFPTTWDAVERDVTSGPGQGAGRYGLVRDTGEDDTPVPQYATRETPADPATVPQISRL; encoded by the coding sequence ATGAGGACATATGCCGACGCCGAGGCCGGCCGGCGGTGGCGGGCGACCATCGCCGACGCGCAGGCCGGCGATCGGCGGGCGCTCGAGGCACTGGTGGCGGGCTGGCTGCCGCTGGTGTACAACGTCGTCGGCCGCGCCCTGAACGGGCACGCCGATGTCGACGACGTCGTCCAGGAGACCATGCTGCGCGCCGTCGACCACCTCGGCTCGCTGCGTGAACCCGACAGCTTCCGGTCCTGGCTCGTCGCGATCGCCATGCGGCAGATCCGGGACCGCGAGCGCCGCAGGACGACGCAGCGCCTCGACGAGAGCGCCTCGCCCGGGGAAGCCGCCGACTTCGCCGAACTCACCGTGATCCGGCTCCAGTTGGAAGGGCAGCGGCGCGAGGTCGCGGAGGCGGCGCGCTGGCTCGACGACGAGGACCGGCAGCTGCTGTCCCTGTGGTGGCTGGAGGTCGCGGGTGAACTCACGCGCCGCGAGCTTGCCGCGGCGGTCGGCATCAGCCGGCAGCACGCCGCCGTCCGCGTCCAGCGGGTGAAGGAGCGCCTGGAAGTCTCCCGCGGCATCGTGCGCGCGCTCGACGGCGCCTGCCCCGACCTGCGCGAACTGACCACCCGCTGGAACGGCCGACCGGACTCGGTGTGGCGCAAACGGCTGGCCCGGCACGTCCGCGGCTGCCCCTACTGCGGCGATGCCCGGGAGTCCGTCGTCCCAGCGGAACGGCTGCTCGTCGGGATCGCGCTGGTCCCGGTCCCCGCCGGTTTCGCGATCTCCCTGTCCCTCGGCGGCAAGACGGCCGCCGCGGCCACCGCCACGGCGTCCGCCGGCTGGTCCGCGAAGGTGCTGACCGCGCTCACCAAGCCGGCCGTCGCGGTCACGGCCGGCGCGACACTCGCCGCGGGCGGCGCCTACGTCGTCGTGCAGACCCCCGACGACCCGCCCGCCCGCGCGGCCGTCGCCCCCACGGCGGCGAACTCACCGACCACCAAGCCGTCCGGGCCCGAGCCGTCACCGTCACCGTCCCGCCCGTCCTCGCCTTCGCCCTCGGCGTCGGTGGTTGAGAAGAGGAGCGAGAAGAAGACGGCCCCGTACGGGTCGGTCGTCGACGCCGTCGACAGCGCACCTGATCCGGGGAAACCGCCGGCCCACCTGCCGCAGCGGCCCGCGCCCGGCGTCACCAGCAGCGGCGGCGCACACGCCACCCTGAACCACCGTGGGGACCGCGTGACGCTCAGCGGCCGAGGCTATGTCCTGGTGCGCTGGCAGATATCCCCGCAGTACCGGTCCGGCGGTCTGGTCATGCCGAGCTGGACGGGCCTGAAGGGCAAGCTGTTCCACGTGGCCTCCGGCGGCGGCCGCCGTATGGACGATCCCGTCAGCGCCACGGACTCGACGGTCACCGGTATGGGCAGCACCGCCACCGGGTACACCGTCCTGCCGTCCGGCGCCCAGCAGATGTGGCAGAACGAGTACTTCTACCTGGCCGGCAGTGTCACCCTCACCGTGAACGAGCGGGGCGCCGACTACGGCCTCAACGTCTTCCCGACGACCTGGGACGCCGTGGAGAGGGACGTCACGAGCGGCCCCGGCCAGGGCGCCGGACGCTACGGCCTGGTCCGGGACACCGGCGAGGACGACACCCCGGTCCCGCAGTACGCCACCCGCGAGACCCCGGCCGACCCGGCGACGGTCCCTCAGATCTCGCGCCTGTAG
- a CDS encoding gamma-aminobutyraldehyde dehydrogenase: MSTELRRLRNHIDGEFRDAADGRTTEVVNPATGEAYATAPLSRQADVDAAMAAAAKAFPGWRDTTPAERQRALLKIADAFEERAEELIAAEVENTGKPIGLTRSEEIPPMVDQIRFFAGAARMLEGRSAGEYMDGMTSIVRREPVGVCAQVAPWNYPMMMAVWKFAPAIAAGNTVVLKPSDTTPASTVLIAEIIGSILPKGVFNVITGDRDTGRLMVEHPTPAMASITGSVRAGMSVAESASKDLKRVHLELGGKAPVVVFGDLDSAAIAKAVEDISVAGFFNAGQDCTAATRVLVQEDIHDEFVAALAKAAAETKTGQPDDEDVLFGPLNNPNQLQQVTGFIERLPAHAKVEAGGQRVGDKGYFYAATVVSGLKQDDEIIQNEVFGPVITVQSFTDEDQAVEWANGVEYALASSVWTKDHGRAMRMSKKLDFGCVWINTHIPLVAEMPHGGFKKSGYGKDLSGYGFDDYTRIKHVMTSLDA; the protein is encoded by the coding sequence GTGAGCACCGAGCTGCGTCGTCTGCGCAATCACATCGACGGTGAGTTCCGGGACGCCGCCGACGGACGGACCACCGAGGTGGTCAACCCCGCGACGGGCGAGGCGTACGCGACCGCGCCGCTGTCCCGCCAGGCGGACGTCGACGCCGCGATGGCGGCCGCCGCCAAGGCGTTCCCCGGCTGGCGCGACACGACCCCCGCCGAACGCCAAAGGGCCCTGCTGAAGATCGCGGACGCGTTCGAGGAGCGGGCCGAGGAGCTCATCGCGGCCGAGGTGGAGAACACGGGCAAGCCGATCGGGCTGACCCGCTCCGAGGAGATCCCTCCCATGGTCGACCAGATCCGCTTCTTCGCGGGGGCGGCCCGGATGCTGGAAGGGCGCAGCGCCGGCGAGTACATGGACGGGATGACCTCGATCGTCCGCCGCGAGCCGGTCGGCGTCTGCGCGCAGGTCGCGCCCTGGAACTACCCGATGATGATGGCCGTGTGGAAGTTCGCCCCGGCGATCGCGGCCGGCAACACCGTGGTGCTCAAGCCGTCCGACACCACGCCTGCCTCCACCGTCCTGATCGCCGAGATCATCGGCTCGATCCTGCCCAAGGGCGTCTTCAACGTCATCACCGGAGACCGTGACACCGGCCGGCTGATGGTCGAGCACCCGACCCCGGCGATGGCCTCCATCACCGGTTCCGTGCGCGCGGGCATGTCCGTCGCCGAATCGGCGTCCAAGGACCTCAAGCGGGTCCACCTGGAGCTGGGCGGCAAGGCGCCGGTCGTGGTGTTCGGGGACCTCGACAGCGCGGCCATCGCCAAGGCCGTCGAGGACATCTCGGTGGCGGGCTTCTTCAACGCCGGCCAGGACTGTACGGCGGCCACCCGCGTCCTCGTCCAGGAGGACATCCACGACGAGTTCGTGGCCGCGCTCGCGAAGGCGGCGGCGGAGACGAAGACGGGACAGCCGGACGACGAGGACGTCCTCTTCGGTCCGCTGAACAACCCCAACCAGCTCCAGCAGGTCACCGGCTTCATCGAGCGGCTGCCCGCGCACGCCAAGGTCGAGGCCGGCGGTCAGCGCGTCGGCGACAAGGGGTACTTCTACGCCGCGACCGTCGTGTCCGGGCTGAAGCAGGACGACGAGATCATCCAGAACGAGGTGTTCGGGCCGGTCATCACCGTCCAGTCGTTCACGGACGAGGACCAGGCCGTCGAGTGGGCCAACGGCGTCGAGTACGCCCTCGCCTCCTCGGTGTGGACCAAGGACCACGGCCGCGCGATGCGGATGTCCAAGAAGCTGGACTTCGGCTGCGTGTGGATCAACACCCACATCCCGCTGGTCGCCGAGATGCCCCACGGCGGCTTCAAGAAGTCCGGCTACGGCAAGGACCTGTCGGGCTACGGCTTCGACGACTACACGCGCATCAAGCATGTGATGACGTCCCTCGACGCGTAG